A window from Vanessa cardui chromosome 21, ilVanCard2.1, whole genome shotgun sequence encodes these proteins:
- the LOC124538900 gene encoding achelase-1-like, whose protein sequence is MVLIWLLSLALVGAASADSLITYPSIVQVETIQQSAFWEQTCAASILNSRYVLSAASCFSASPSSHRIRAGAKYLHTGGVINYVDRIINYPRDNFTAQFHDISVVRLASVITYSHLIQRAAIPAPQTVISNGIVLAQGGWGRGNASHTLTISYVRTVSGSHCGINLPTNQTNFNSTSNVLCGTVTEGPNFHNADGGSPWFFGNVTVAVVSEPNNMNSSWSSVAATPISYFTNWIIRTAV, encoded by the exons GTGCAGCATCAGCTGACTCTTTGATAACATACCCTTCCATCGTGCAAGTGGAGACTATCCAGCAGTCGGCCTTCTGGGAGCAGACTTGCGCCGCAAGCATCCTCAACTCCAGATACGTGCTCTCTGCTGCCTCTTGTTTCTCTGCATC gCCATCTTCACACCGTATCCGCGCCGGCGCTAAGTACCTCCACACCGGTGGTGTCATCAACTACGTCGACAGAATTATCAACTACCCCAGAGACAATTTCACCGCCCAGTTTCACGATATCTCCGTAGTGAGACTGGCGTCCGTTATCACGTACAGCCATCTCATACAACGGGCTGCTATTCCGGCGCCGCAAACAGTTATCTCCAATGGAATAGTATTGGCGCAAGGAGGCTGGGGTCGTGGCAAT GCCTCACACACTCTCACCATTTCCTACGTCAGAACGGTCAGTGGCAGTCACTGCGGCATCAATCTGCCGACCAACCAGACAAATTTCAACTCCACATCTAACGTCCTCTGCGGAACTGTTACTGAAGGCCCCAACTTCCACAACGCTGACGGCGGTAGTCCTTGGTTCTTCGGCAATGTCACGGTGGCCGTCGTTTCCGAACCCAACAACATGAATAGCTCTTGGTCCAGTGTTGCGGCTACCCCGATCAGTTATTTCACCAACTGGATCATCAGGACTGCTGTATAA